In a single window of the Pseudogemmatithrix spongiicola genome:
- a CDS encoding RNA polymerase sigma factor: protein MAETPTLASPDERALIEGCRRGEPSAQRVVFDRYRDRVYGVALHYLRGDAAAAQDATQEVFVRFFQSATRFREDARLVTYLYRSVANACIDELRRRRRFVFVGDMPEPLHPQTDVGVWEREALGSAGEDAALQQAVHALSPKLRMVVLMRYYDDLSYDEIAAALGVSAGTVASRLSRAHAALSQRLGRDIREEESHDAA, encoded by the coding sequence ATGGCCGAAACACCCACCCTTGCGTCCCCGGATGAACGGGCGCTGATCGAGGGCTGCCGCCGTGGCGAGCCCTCGGCGCAACGCGTCGTCTTCGATCGGTACCGGGACCGGGTGTACGGCGTCGCCCTGCACTACCTGCGGGGGGACGCGGCGGCCGCGCAGGATGCGACCCAGGAGGTCTTCGTGCGGTTCTTCCAGTCGGCGACGCGGTTCCGCGAGGATGCGCGGCTCGTGACGTATCTGTACCGATCCGTGGCCAACGCATGCATCGACGAACTGCGGCGGCGACGCCGCTTCGTCTTCGTCGGCGACATGCCGGAGCCGCTGCATCCGCAGACTGACGTGGGCGTATGGGAGCGTGAGGCCCTGGGGAGTGCCGGTGAGGACGCTGCCTTGCAGCAGGCCGTGCACGCGCTCTCGCCGAAGCTCCGCATGGTCGTGCTCATGCGCTACTACGACGACCTGTCGTACGACGAGATCGCTGCGGCGCTCGGCGTCTCTGCGGGCACCGTGGCCTCGCGCCTGAGCCGCGCGCACGCGGCGCTGTCGCAGCGCTTGGGTCGGGACATTCGGGAAGAGGAGTCGCACGATGCGGCCTGA
- a CDS encoding c-type cytochrome, translating to MRKAMAMLAGGAGAVLLMAAAPAMRGGWAVLTVHELPESVVAGERVTLTFSLRQHGEEMLAGREPTLQLRSGALLGSRQRVAAERTRQPGVYRATFAVPDGEKLMVRVDTDFHGWNVDLWPIAVRAGSAASNVSLASGGHASEAPAQERGRALFIAKGCVGCHTKSDDAQLEDYPQMRVGPELGGRSFPVDFLVRKMTDAASLRPEQPRFGARIAVMPQLEVSADEARAIAGYLNARSVASRD from the coding sequence ATGCGGAAGGCGATGGCGATGTTGGCCGGTGGTGCAGGAGCCGTCCTGTTGATGGCCGCGGCACCGGCGATGCGCGGGGGCTGGGCAGTGCTCACGGTACACGAGCTTCCGGAGTCGGTGGTCGCGGGCGAGCGGGTCACCCTGACGTTCTCGCTGCGGCAGCACGGCGAAGAGATGCTGGCCGGCCGCGAACCGACCCTGCAGCTCCGCAGCGGTGCACTGCTGGGCAGTCGGCAGCGTGTCGCCGCGGAGCGTACACGACAGCCCGGCGTGTACCGCGCGACCTTCGCGGTGCCGGACGGGGAGAAGCTGATGGTGCGGGTGGACACGGACTTCCACGGCTGGAACGTCGATCTCTGGCCGATTGCGGTGCGCGCCGGCAGTGCCGCGAGCAACGTGTCGCTCGCGAGCGGCGGGCATGCGAGCGAAGCTCCGGCTCAGGAACGCGGCCGCGCGCTGTTCATCGCGAAGGGCTGCGTGGGCTGCCACACCAAGAGCGATGACGCGCAGCTCGAGGACTATCCGCAGATGCGGGTCGGTCCTGAACTCGGGGGTCGCAGCTTCCCGGTCGACTTCCTGGTCCGGAAGATGACCGATGCGGCATCACTGCGTCCGGAGCAGCCCCGCTTCGGGGCACGGATCGCGGTGATGCCGCAGTTGGAAGTTAGCGCGGACGAGGCCCGCGCGATCGCCGGTTACCTCAACGCGAGGTCGGTGGCGTCGCGCGACTGA
- a CDS encoding acyl-CoA dehydrogenase family protein yields MANQPHALASEQEARDVAEDARESEWQHPSFVKELFLGRFRPELVHPFPADDPAAMRDAEPFLKALKHFLETEYDADLVDRTGEIPEAYVQRLRELGAFGIKIPKEYGGLGLSQMAYVKAMELVTSKCGSLCALLSASQSIGVPQPLKLFGTEEQKREFFPRIAKGGITAFALTEVHAGSDPANMTTTATPSEDGSHWVINGEKLWCTNGTRADLFVVMARTPDREVNGKLRKKQITAFIVDAKTPGISIKHRSRFMGLNAIENGWLSFRDVKVPAKNILWGEGKGLKLALITLNTGRLTIPASVAGATKGLLRGVRQWANERVQWGQPVGKHEAIAQKLARMGASVFAMESVAYLSTALYERGGTDIRLEAAIAKMFNTELAWRSVDDALQIRGGRGYETADSLRARGETPLPVERAMRDSRINLIFEGSSEIMRLFIAREAVDAHFSRAFPIVDPKSTLGTRVKYATAAAPFYASWYPARWLPEFRRFGEFGRNAHHMRYAARATNRLGRALFHAMLRFGPKLEKRQMVLFRAVDIGAELYAMTATLSRAQMLARQGNREALQLADAFCREARERIEASFRALFGKHDVALYKLAQDVLKGEHAWLEQGIVDGMGEAAAPKVAASPQAPTQSRDATDLALR; encoded by the coding sequence ATGGCCAACCAGCCCCACGCCCTCGCCTCCGAGCAGGAGGCGCGCGACGTCGCCGAGGACGCGCGCGAGTCCGAGTGGCAGCATCCGAGCTTCGTGAAGGAGCTCTTTCTCGGCCGTTTCCGCCCCGAGCTCGTGCATCCATTTCCGGCGGACGATCCCGCCGCGATGCGCGACGCCGAGCCCTTCCTCAAGGCGCTCAAGCACTTCCTCGAGACCGAGTACGACGCCGATCTCGTCGACCGCACGGGCGAGATCCCCGAAGCCTACGTGCAGCGCCTCCGCGAACTCGGCGCCTTCGGCATCAAGATCCCCAAGGAGTACGGCGGCCTCGGCCTCTCGCAGATGGCCTATGTGAAGGCCATGGAACTCGTGACCAGCAAGTGCGGCTCGCTCTGCGCGCTGCTCTCGGCGTCGCAGTCCATCGGCGTGCCGCAGCCGCTCAAGCTGTTCGGGACGGAAGAGCAGAAGCGCGAGTTCTTCCCGCGCATCGCCAAGGGCGGCATCACGGCGTTTGCGCTCACGGAAGTGCACGCCGGCAGCGATCCCGCGAACATGACCACCACCGCGACGCCGTCGGAGGATGGCTCGCACTGGGTGATCAACGGCGAGAAGCTGTGGTGCACGAACGGCACCCGCGCGGATCTCTTCGTGGTGATGGCGCGCACGCCCGACCGCGAAGTGAACGGCAAGCTGCGCAAGAAGCAGATCACGGCGTTCATCGTCGACGCCAAGACGCCGGGCATCAGCATCAAGCACCGCAGCCGCTTCATGGGGCTCAACGCGATCGAGAACGGGTGGCTCTCCTTCCGCGACGTGAAGGTGCCCGCGAAGAACATCCTGTGGGGCGAGGGCAAGGGCCTCAAGCTGGCGCTGATCACGCTCAACACCGGGCGGTTGACGATTCCCGCGAGCGTGGCCGGCGCGACGAAGGGCCTCCTGCGCGGGGTGCGCCAATGGGCCAACGAGCGCGTGCAGTGGGGCCAGCCGGTGGGCAAGCACGAGGCCATCGCGCAGAAGCTCGCGCGCATGGGCGCCAGCGTGTTCGCCATGGAGTCCGTCGCGTATCTCTCGACGGCGTTGTACGAGCGCGGCGGCACGGACATCCGCCTCGAGGCGGCCATCGCCAAGATGTTCAACACTGAACTCGCTTGGCGCAGCGTCGACGACGCCCTGCAGATCCGCGGCGGTCGCGGCTACGAGACCGCGGACTCCCTGCGGGCGCGCGGGGAGACGCCGCTGCCCGTGGAGCGGGCGATGCGCGACTCGCGCATCAACCTGATCTTCGAAGGCTCCAGCGAGATCATGCGCCTGTTCATCGCCCGCGAGGCCGTGGACGCGCATTTCTCGCGGGCCTTCCCGATCGTCGACCCCAAGAGCACGCTCGGCACCCGCGTGAAGTACGCGACGGCCGCGGCGCCGTTCTATGCGAGCTGGTATCCCGCGCGCTGGCTGCCCGAGTTCCGCCGCTTCGGCGAGTTCGGCCGCAACGCGCATCACATGCGCTACGCGGCGCGCGCGACCAACCGACTCGGCCGCGCGCTGTTCCACGCGATGCTGCGCTTCGGGCCCAAGCTGGAGAAGCGCCAGATGGTGCTGTTCCGCGCCGTGGACATCGGGGCGGAGCTCTATGCGATGACCGCGACGCTCTCGCGCGCCCAGATGTTGGCGCGGCAGGGCAACCGCGAGGCCCTGCAACTCGCGGATGCGTTCTGCCGCGAGGCGCGTGAGCGCATCGAGGCGAGCTTCCGGGCGCTGTTCGGCAAGCACGATGTCGCGCTGTACAAGCTCGCGCAGGACGTGCTCAAGGGTGAGCATGCCTGGCTGGAGCAGGGCATCGTGGACGGCATGGGCGAGGCGGCGGCACCGAAGGTGGCCGCCTCACCCCAAGCCCCGACTCAGTCGCGCGACGCCACCGACCTCGCGTTGAGGTAA